One stretch of Actinacidiphila sp. DG2A-62 DNA includes these proteins:
- a CDS encoding SRPBCC family protein: protein MADTKLSTLKGALTETPEAQRLKEELSGYLQARARKTVSDLGDRLGQGLNRLGESGGGAASTAVAKGREALDEGRSPARALAAAGKSHLKETLKGKAKEIFGKGRKSGGGGGGAKRVTIVEDIDVGVPVREAYDQWTQFQEFSTFAKGVVSVESVDDTSANWKVKVAKSTRSWRSNVTEQVPDERIAWTTEGAKGTVRGAVTFHPLTEDLTRVLLVLEYFPKGFMEKTGNIWRAQGRRARLDLKRYRTFVMLRGEAPDGWRGEIRDGEVVVDHEDAVREEEASAGARDEEPRDDEPREEEPPEDELPEDEAAEDEAPEDEAAEDELPDEEYADDDEFADEDLAEDAEPDEDELPEDEPAEDDFPEEDVEAAEDAEDEDAEPVEDTDDPDEEEEPAEEGGRRRAGARTGRGRS from the coding sequence GTGGCTGACACGAAGCTGAGCACCCTCAAGGGCGCGCTCACCGAGACCCCCGAGGCGCAGCGGCTGAAGGAGGAGCTGTCCGGCTACCTCCAGGCGCGCGCCCGCAAGACGGTCAGCGACCTCGGCGACCGACTGGGCCAGGGCCTCAACCGGCTCGGCGAGTCCGGCGGCGGCGCGGCGTCCACGGCGGTGGCCAAGGGACGCGAGGCGCTGGACGAGGGCCGCTCCCCGGCGCGGGCGCTGGCCGCGGCCGGCAAGAGCCACCTCAAGGAGACCCTGAAGGGGAAGGCCAAGGAGATCTTCGGCAAGGGACGCAAGAGCGGCGGAGGCGGAGGCGGCGCCAAGCGGGTCACGATCGTCGAGGACATCGACGTCGGCGTCCCGGTGCGCGAGGCGTACGACCAGTGGACGCAGTTCCAGGAGTTCAGCACCTTCGCCAAGGGCGTCGTCAGCGTCGAGAGCGTCGACGACACGTCCGCCAACTGGAAGGTGAAGGTCGCCAAGTCGACCCGCAGTTGGCGGTCCAACGTCACCGAGCAGGTGCCGGACGAGCGGATCGCCTGGACCACGGAAGGGGCCAAGGGGACGGTCCGCGGGGCCGTGACCTTCCACCCCCTCACCGAGGACCTGACCCGGGTGCTGCTGGTCCTGGAGTACTTCCCCAAGGGCTTCATGGAGAAGACCGGCAACATCTGGCGCGCCCAGGGCCGCCGTGCCCGGCTCGACCTGAAGCGCTACCGCACGTTCGTGATGCTGCGCGGCGAGGCGCCGGACGGCTGGCGCGGCGAGATCCGCGACGGAGAGGTCGTCGTGGACCACGAGGACGCGGTCCGCGAGGAGGAGGCGTCGGCCGGGGCCCGTGACGAAGAGCCCAGGGACGACGAGCCCCGCGAGGAGGAGCCCCCCGAGGACGAGCTCCCCGAGGACGAGGCCGCGGAGGACGAGGCTCCGGAGGACGAGGCGGCCGAGGACGAGCTCCCCGACGAGGAGTACGCGGACGACGACGAGTTCGCGGACGAGGACCTGGCGGAGGACGCCGAGCCGGACGAGGACGAGCTGCCCGAGGACGAGCCGGCCGAGGACGACTTCCCCGAGGAGGACGTGGAGGCCGCCGAGGACGCCGAGGACGAGGACGCCGAGCCTGTCGAGGACACCGACGACCCCGACGAGGAAGAAGAGCCGGCCGAGGAGGGCGGCCGGCGGCGGGCCGGGGCGCGCACCGGGCGCGGAAGGAGCTGA
- a CDS encoding gas vesicle protein — MGSPMAAAPYGQAAGTANLADILERVLDKGIVIAGDIQINLLDIELLTIKLRLLVASVDKAKEMGIDWWEHDPSLSSGAHGGGAVADGSRSRGSDAVPAGRGSAGALPGEPGADQDAGAGGSADRDADQSAEIERLRAEVARLRAGRDDSGEADR; from the coding sequence ATGGGGTCGCCCATGGCCGCGGCCCCCTACGGCCAGGCCGCCGGCACCGCCAACCTGGCCGACATCCTGGAGCGGGTGCTCGACAAGGGCATCGTCATCGCCGGCGACATCCAGATCAACCTGCTCGACATCGAGCTGCTCACGATCAAGCTGCGGCTCCTCGTCGCGTCCGTGGACAAGGCGAAGGAGATGGGCATCGACTGGTGGGAGCACGACCCGTCGTTGTCGTCGGGCGCCCACGGCGGCGGTGCGGTGGCGGACGGCTCCCGCTCCCGCGGCTCCGACGCCGTGCCGGCCGGCCGCGGCTCGGCCGGCGCCCTCCCCGGTGAGCCGGGCGCCGACCAGGACGCCGGCGCTGGCGGGAGCGCCGACCGGGACGCCGACCAGAGCGCGGAGATCGAGCGGTTGCGGGCCGAGGTCGCGCGGCTGCGCGCCGGCCGCGACGACTCCGGGGAGGCGGACCGATGA
- a CDS encoding GvpL/GvpF family gas vesicle protein, protein MSAPTRTATLVYVYAVGRDVAALDAVARRSGAAGHGGAPLRVVESGGLGALVCDVPADRFGEEGLKRRLDDLAALEELARGHHGVVAAAFDAVTVLPMRLACVYADDAGVRGMLATEAGGFSALLDSLEGHREFGVKVYADPRSAGSPPSPARPEGAEGEGARRAGGPGMDYLRRRRAQRDGARRAYAEAEAMVQRVVERASAFATAHARHRPQQGALASGPGENVANLAFLVPRARQEAFTAAMEALGATRPGVRVEVTGPWAPYSFATAQDGAVDGP, encoded by the coding sequence ATGAGCGCGCCGACCCGGACGGCGACGCTCGTCTACGTGTACGCGGTCGGCCGCGACGTGGCGGCCCTGGACGCGGTGGCGCGACGGTCCGGCGCCGCCGGGCACGGCGGCGCGCCGCTGCGGGTGGTGGAATCCGGCGGCCTGGGCGCGCTGGTGTGCGACGTCCCGGCCGACCGGTTCGGCGAGGAGGGCCTGAAGCGGCGGCTCGACGACCTGGCGGCGCTGGAGGAGCTGGCGCGGGGACACCACGGCGTGGTGGCCGCCGCGTTCGACGCGGTGACCGTGCTGCCGATGCGGCTGGCGTGCGTCTACGCCGACGACGCGGGCGTGCGCGGCATGCTGGCGACGGAGGCCGGCGGCTTCTCCGCCCTGCTCGACTCGCTGGAGGGGCACCGGGAGTTCGGCGTCAAGGTATACGCCGATCCGCGGTCGGCGGGATCTCCGCCCTCGCCCGCCCGGCCCGAGGGCGCCGAGGGTGAGGGCGCGCGCCGCGCGGGCGGCCCGGGCATGGACTACCTGCGCAGGCGCCGCGCCCAGCGCGACGGCGCGCGCCGCGCGTACGCGGAGGCCGAGGCGATGGTGCAGCGCGTCGTGGAACGCGCCTCCGCGTTCGCCACCGCGCACGCCCGCCACCGGCCCCAGCAGGGCGCCCTCGCCTCGGGGCCGGGCGAGAACGTCGCCAACCTGGCGTTCCTGGTGCCCCGCGCGCGGCAGGAGGCGTTCACCGCCGCGATGGAGGCGCTGGGGGCCACGCGTCCCGGCGTCCGGGTGGAGGTGACGGGCCCGTGGGCCCCCTACTCGTTCGCCACCGCGCAGGACGGAGCGGTCGATGGGCCGTGA
- a CDS encoding gas vesicle protein: protein MGRDEPGGASWADRTLPSPPSPPSRVPAYEPAPVGRQVALIDLLDRLLNGGAVLTGDIVLSIADVDLVHIDLRAVIRSLGPDAPSPWA from the coding sequence ATGGGCCGTGACGAGCCGGGCGGCGCGTCCTGGGCGGACCGCACGCTCCCGTCCCCGCCTTCGCCGCCATCGCGGGTGCCGGCGTACGAACCCGCGCCGGTGGGGCGGCAGGTCGCGCTGATCGATCTGCTGGACCGGCTGCTCAACGGCGGCGCGGTGCTGACGGGCGACATCGTCCTGTCGATCGCGGACGTGGACCTGGTCCACATCGACCTGCGGGCCGTGATCCGCTCCCTCGGCCCCGACGCGCCGTCGCCGTGGGCCTGA
- a CDS encoding gas vesicle protein K, with protein MTDGEAVPAADEEAVSAAGDAGWEELAAAASQAVTRAASRAGTGLAARLDTDPDTVERDLMKLVLTLVELLRQLMERSALHRVDKGDLSEEQEERIGRTLMVLHDRMRELCAQQGLTMADLNLDLGPLGSLLPYDG; from the coding sequence ATGACCGACGGGGAAGCCGTGCCGGCGGCCGACGAAGAAGCCGTGTCTGCGGCCGGCGACGCCGGGTGGGAGGAGCTGGCCGCGGCCGCGTCCCAGGCCGTCACCCGGGCCGCGTCCCGGGCGGGGACGGGGCTCGCCGCCCGGCTGGACACCGACCCGGACACCGTGGAGCGCGACTTGATGAAGCTCGTGCTGACGCTGGTCGAGCTGCTGCGGCAGCTCATGGAGCGGTCCGCCCTGCATCGCGTCGACAAGGGCGACCTGAGCGAGGAGCAGGAGGAGCGGATCGGCCGCACTCTCATGGTGCTGCACGACCGCATGCGGGAGCTGTGCGCGCAGCAGGGGCTGACGATGGCCGATCTCAACCTGGACCTCGGGCCGCTCGGCTCGCTGCTGCCGTACGACGGGTGA
- a CDS encoding heavy-metal-associated domain-containing protein, translating to MSTKDYLVTGMTCGHCADSVRRGLTAVPGVADVTVDVAAGAVTVAGTDLDDALLRAAITEAGYEVATPVAL from the coding sequence ATGAGCACCAAGGACTACCTCGTCACCGGCATGACCTGCGGGCACTGCGCGGACAGCGTCCGCCGCGGACTCACCGCCGTGCCCGGAGTGGCGGACGTGACGGTCGACGTCGCGGCGGGCGCGGTCACCGTCGCCGGAACGGACCTCGACGACGCCCTCCTGCGCGCGGCGATCACCGAGGCCGGATACGAGGTGGCCACCCCTGTCGCCCTCTGA
- a CDS encoding G1 family glutamic endopeptidase codes for MRRFLSRVATVAVAAATLAAPAVPASAAAATGLSFRPLHYNINGYNWGGYAAQGSGFTSVSAAWTEANATCNSTDDLYAPWVGIDGYGSSTVEQTGVATDCSSGSPVHQAWYEMYPANPVYLSRTSYPVSAGDHITASVTYAGSSKYTLKLTDSTRGWTYTTSKSLSAQRTSAEVIIESPTGAYPNFGTLTFTSATVNGSSLGSFNPVALDPSNGAYEARTSALGSSGTSFSETYLRE; via the coding sequence ATGCGCAGATTCCTGTCCCGCGTCGCCACCGTCGCGGTCGCGGCGGCCACCCTCGCCGCGCCCGCCGTGCCGGCCAGCGCGGCGGCCGCGACGGGGCTGTCCTTCCGCCCCCTGCACTACAACATCAACGGCTACAACTGGGGCGGGTACGCGGCCCAGGGCAGCGGCTTCACCTCGGTCTCGGCTGCCTGGACCGAGGCCAACGCGACCTGCAACTCCACCGACGACCTCTACGCCCCCTGGGTCGGCATCGACGGATACGGCTCGTCCACGGTGGAGCAGACCGGGGTGGCGACCGACTGCTCCAGCGGCAGCCCGGTGCACCAGGCCTGGTACGAGATGTACCCCGCGAACCCGGTCTACCTCAGCCGCACCTCGTACCCGGTGTCGGCCGGCGACCACATCACCGCCTCGGTGACCTACGCGGGAAGCAGCAAGTACACCCTGAAGCTGACCGACTCCACGCGCGGCTGGACCTACACCACGTCCAAGTCCCTGTCCGCCCAGCGGACCAGCGCCGAGGTCATCATCGAGTCGCCGACCGGGGCCTACCCGAACTTCGGCACCCTCACCTTCACCTCGGCCACGGTCAACGGGAGTTCGCTCGGCTCCTTCAACCCGGTCGCGCTCGACCCGTCGAACGGCGCCTACGAGGCCCGGACCAGCGCGCTCGGCTCCAGCGGCACCAGCTTCAGCGAGACGTACCTGCGGGAGTAG
- a CDS encoding AraC family transcriptional regulator ligand-binding domain-containing protein: MREADATTPQGPTAHVSVLRLLAAGLEGLAGAGPGGASPVGARPVGAGPGKPAELARPEELNRPEELDRPVDGAAPDRPADAAGRLPADDTVRVPTASLSRLWSLGLVATDDPCLGVKAAGRWRLGRLQLMDYLVANAPTLAEALRVMERYAALLNTAPNEIRLTGGAGSPGTVTYQIRSGDPEVDAVASQYALAAALFRARYVAGREIRPLHVGLTSAAPPRHRELADRFGARRIDFGAETTTMTLASADLSLPLPDADPRLGAVLRQHAAEVIAAQASAPAGAVPSPFTDRLRRVIAAHLADGGLSLPEVAGALALSPRSLQRRLAGEGTTWSDLVDEVRRERAAALLARGLSRTAVAARLGFADARALRGALHRWRAGPGL, translated from the coding sequence ATGCGTGAGGCTGACGCGACGACGCCGCAGGGGCCGACGGCGCACGTGTCCGTACTGCGGCTGCTCGCGGCCGGCCTGGAGGGGCTGGCCGGCGCGGGGCCGGGCGGGGCGAGTCCGGTCGGGGCGAGACCGGTCGGCGCGGGGCCCGGCAAGCCGGCGGAGCTGGCGCGTCCGGAGGAGCTGAACCGTCCGGAGGAGCTGGACCGTCCCGTTGACGGCGCCGCGCCGGACCGCCCGGCCGACGCCGCGGGGCGCCTGCCGGCCGACGACACGGTCCGTGTCCCCACCGCCTCCCTGAGCAGACTGTGGTCGCTCGGGCTGGTCGCGACCGACGACCCCTGCCTGGGAGTGAAGGCCGCCGGGCGGTGGCGCCTGGGCCGGCTCCAGCTGATGGACTACCTGGTCGCCAACGCTCCCACGCTCGCCGAGGCGCTCAGGGTGATGGAGCGGTACGCGGCCCTGCTGAACACCGCCCCCAACGAGATCCGGCTGACCGGCGGCGCGGGGAGCCCGGGGACCGTCACCTACCAGATCCGCTCGGGCGACCCCGAGGTCGACGCGGTGGCCAGCCAGTACGCGCTCGCGGCGGCGCTGTTCCGCGCGCGGTACGTCGCCGGGCGGGAGATCCGCCCGTTGCACGTCGGGCTGACCTCCGCCGCTCCGCCGCGGCACCGGGAGCTGGCCGACCGCTTCGGCGCGCGCCGGATCGACTTCGGCGCCGAGACCACCACCATGACCCTCGCGTCCGCCGACCTGTCGCTGCCGCTGCCGGATGCCGACCCCCGGCTCGGCGCCGTCCTGCGGCAGCACGCGGCCGAGGTGATCGCGGCGCAGGCGTCCGCGCCGGCCGGGGCGGTCCCCTCGCCCTTCACGGACCGGCTCCGGCGGGTGATCGCCGCGCATCTGGCCGACGGCGGCCTGTCGCTGCCGGAGGTGGCCGGGGCGCTGGCGCTGAGCCCGCGCAGCCTGCAGCGCCGGCTGGCCGGGGAGGGCACGACCTGGAGCGATCTGGTCGACGAGGTGCGCCGCGAGCGCGCCGCGGCGCTGCTGGCCCGGGGGCTGAGCCGGACGGCGGTCGCGGCGCGGCTGGGCTTCGCCGACGCGCGGGCACTGCGCGGCGCGCTGCACCGCTGGCGCGCCGGCCCCGGGCTGTGA
- a CDS encoding alpha/beta hydrolase: protein MTVADQEIVERFPVGYHPLHPNVSLNFQLNRFYGWANEERMLEEMRAAGRRIHSYSDWTREILALSDEALAAERHLPAAYYARAAQFFLDPDDPRFEPAGQRFLTHAEAGNRVTAADRHLVPYGAARLTAYRFTPRRPRGAIVVFGGYDSYIAEWLPAALALRDAGLDTVVFDGPGQGTVLEAGTPMTPEWHLPVAAVLDHFGLSDVTLAGFSLGGGLVMHAAAYEPRVSRVIAWDILPSLLEASGKLFQSIGLGAITANLDTLPATVFDAAVEEACANDLLTQWFVRQGKRVMGAATPAELFRAWRAYRTDEVSPLVTQDVLLLAGAADHYVPLHMLGDQVLTLPAARSVTARIFTETEQAQNHCQIGNQGLALQVILDWLDTSGGRTPAPAAR, encoded by the coding sequence ATGACAGTCGCCGATCAGGAGATCGTCGAGCGGTTCCCGGTGGGTTACCACCCGCTGCACCCGAACGTCTCGCTCAACTTCCAGCTCAACCGGTTCTACGGCTGGGCGAACGAGGAGCGGATGCTGGAGGAGATGCGGGCCGCGGGACGGCGCATCCACAGCTACTCCGACTGGACGCGGGAGATACTGGCGCTCAGCGACGAGGCGCTGGCCGCCGAACGCCACCTGCCGGCCGCGTACTACGCCCGCGCGGCGCAGTTCTTCCTCGACCCGGACGACCCGCGGTTCGAGCCCGCCGGGCAGCGCTTCCTCACCCACGCCGAGGCCGGGAACCGGGTCACCGCGGCCGACCGCCACCTCGTCCCGTACGGGGCGGCGCGGCTGACCGCCTACCGCTTCACCCCGCGGCGGCCGCGCGGCGCGATCGTCGTCTTCGGCGGCTACGACAGCTACATCGCGGAATGGCTCCCGGCGGCGCTCGCCCTGCGCGACGCCGGGCTGGACACCGTCGTCTTCGACGGCCCCGGCCAGGGCACGGTGCTGGAGGCGGGCACCCCGATGACCCCCGAGTGGCACCTGCCGGTGGCCGCCGTCCTGGACCACTTCGGCCTGTCCGACGTGACGTTGGCGGGCTTCTCCCTCGGCGGCGGCCTGGTCATGCACGCGGCGGCGTACGAGCCCCGGGTCAGCCGGGTCATCGCCTGGGACATCCTCCCCTCCCTCCTCGAAGCGTCCGGCAAGCTCTTCCAGTCCATCGGTCTGGGCGCGATCACGGCGAACCTCGACACCCTCCCCGCGACGGTGTTCGACGCGGCCGTCGAGGAGGCGTGCGCGAACGACCTGCTGACGCAGTGGTTCGTCCGGCAGGGCAAGCGCGTGATGGGCGCGGCGACGCCGGCCGAGCTGTTCAGGGCCTGGCGCGCGTACCGCACCGACGAGGTGTCGCCCCTCGTCACCCAGGACGTCCTGCTGCTGGCGGGCGCCGCGGACCACTACGTGCCGCTGCACATGCTCGGCGACCAGGTGCTGACGCTGCCCGCCGCGCGCTCGGTCACCGCGCGGATCTTCACGGAGACCGAACAGGCCCAGAACCACTGCCAGATCGGCAACCAGGGCCTGGCGCTCCAGGTCATCCTCGACTGGCTCGACACGTCCGGCGGCCGCACGCCCGCCCCCGCCGCCCGCTGA
- a CDS encoding GH92 family glycosyl hydrolase has translation MRTLKRVLAALTLATAVTVTSAAAGGVADAAERGPAFAKDPTTLVDTSIGNNGDGTTFPGAAVPFGMVQLSPDTQLNQYASYDYAQHSILGYSMTHLSGVGCQTMGNFRFMPTTGAVTSSDPARYAAQFSHDHETRAPGYYGVTFDNGIHSELTATERTGQQRYTYPAGSGAENVLIEVGQSNGSTYAGDVHVVGDDTVEGWLQGGDFCGETGKERYRIFFSARFDRPFASFGTWTDDTLTAHKRDASRGSSRAGAWVTFDPAKGGRVGASVGLSYTSIDGARLNRGAEQPASFDKARDAAHRSWQDELGRMRVAGGSTADQRTYYTALYHSLLDPAIGSDVDHRYRGFDDAVHRATSTYYQMFSLWDTYRSQNQLVALLEPGRAADMARSVLHIYQDGGWLPRWALANSETNVMSGDPVTPWIVDIYNRGLLDRTTADQLFDALWKNVNEVPADQSIFRGRDGNPSYVRNGWVAYQNLPGYTYGDSRQAGSATLEYALADCALSTMAKRLGHRDQAATLASRCDNFTKLWETGVTSHGFTGFPVARNADGSVAGDPDPTQTAPFHEGTAWQYQWLAQQDPQTLFGLMGGRAQAEQRLDTFFDLPTVLTDPAKAASDSWVTGAYDYHNNFAFNPNNEPDFSAPWMYAWTGAPWKTSAVLRALRTLFTDDPYGMPGNDDLGATSSLLVFAMAGVFEPQPGSAAYVISAPMFDKVEIRPAHGRTIRIEAPGADASKLQYVSSVRTNRGALDRSWLSHADLLRSGTIQVGLSDRPSNWGVDAAPPALAQD, from the coding sequence ATGAGAACGTTGAAACGCGTGCTGGCCGCCCTGACGCTGGCCACCGCGGTGACCGTGACCTCCGCCGCGGCCGGGGGTGTCGCCGACGCGGCCGAGCGAGGGCCGGCGTTCGCGAAGGACCCGACCACGCTGGTCGACACCTCGATCGGCAACAACGGCGACGGGACCACCTTCCCCGGCGCCGCGGTCCCGTTCGGCATGGTGCAGTTGAGCCCCGACACCCAGCTGAACCAGTACGCCTCCTACGACTACGCCCAGCACAGCATCCTCGGCTACAGCATGACCCACCTGTCGGGCGTCGGCTGCCAGACGATGGGCAACTTCCGCTTCATGCCCACCACCGGCGCCGTCACGTCGTCGGACCCTGCGCGCTACGCCGCGCAGTTCAGCCACGACCACGAGACCCGCGCGCCGGGCTACTACGGCGTGACCTTCGACAACGGCATCCACAGCGAGCTGACCGCGACCGAGCGCACCGGCCAGCAGCGCTACACCTATCCCGCCGGGTCGGGCGCCGAGAACGTGCTCATCGAGGTCGGCCAGAGCAACGGCAGCACCTACGCGGGCGACGTCCACGTGGTCGGCGACGACACCGTGGAGGGGTGGCTCCAGGGCGGCGACTTCTGCGGCGAGACCGGCAAGGAGCGCTACCGGATCTTCTTCAGCGCGAGATTCGACCGCCCCTTCGCGAGCTTCGGCACCTGGACCGACGACACCCTCACCGCGCACAAGAGGGACGCCTCCCGCGGCAGTTCGCGGGCCGGCGCGTGGGTCACCTTCGACCCGGCCAAGGGCGGCCGGGTCGGGGCGTCGGTGGGCCTGTCGTACACCTCGATCGACGGCGCGCGGCTGAACCGCGGGGCCGAGCAGCCCGCGTCCTTCGACAAGGCCCGCGACGCCGCGCACCGTTCGTGGCAGGACGAGCTGGGCCGCATGCGGGTGGCCGGCGGCAGCACCGCCGACCAGCGCACGTACTACACCGCGCTCTACCACTCGCTGCTGGACCCGGCGATCGGCTCCGACGTCGACCACCGCTACCGCGGCTTCGACGACGCCGTGCACCGGGCGACGTCGACGTACTACCAGATGTTCTCGCTGTGGGACACCTACCGCTCGCAGAACCAGCTGGTGGCCCTGCTGGAGCCCGGCCGGGCCGCCGACATGGCCAGGTCCGTGCTGCACATCTACCAGGACGGCGGATGGCTGCCGCGCTGGGCACTGGCGAACAGCGAGACCAACGTCATGAGCGGCGACCCGGTCACGCCGTGGATCGTCGACATCTACAACCGCGGCCTGCTCGACCGGACCACCGCCGACCAGCTCTTCGACGCGCTGTGGAAGAACGTCAACGAGGTCCCCGCCGACCAGTCGATCTTCCGCGGCCGCGACGGCAACCCGTCGTACGTGCGCAACGGCTGGGTCGCCTACCAAAACCTGCCGGGTTACACCTACGGCGACAGCCGTCAGGCGGGCTCGGCCACTCTTGAGTACGCGCTCGCCGACTGCGCGCTGTCCACGATGGCCAAGCGGCTCGGCCACCGGGACCAGGCCGCGACGCTGGCCTCGCGCTGCGACAACTTCACCAAGCTGTGGGAAACCGGCGTGACTTCGCACGGCTTCACCGGCTTTCCGGTCGCCAGGAACGCCGACGGCTCGGTGGCCGGCGACCCGGACCCGACCCAGACCGCGCCGTTCCACGAGGGCACCGCGTGGCAGTACCAGTGGCTCGCCCAGCAGGACCCGCAGACCCTGTTCGGGCTGATGGGCGGCCGGGCGCAGGCCGAGCAGCGGCTCGACACGTTCTTCGACCTGCCGACCGTGCTCACCGACCCGGCGAAGGCGGCGTCCGACTCGTGGGTGACCGGCGCCTACGACTACCACAACAACTTCGCCTTCAACCCGAACAACGAGCCGGACTTCAGCGCGCCGTGGATGTACGCGTGGACGGGCGCGCCGTGGAAGACCTCGGCGGTGCTGCGCGCGCTGCGGACGCTCTTCACCGACGATCCTTACGGCATGCCCGGCAACGACGACCTCGGGGCGACCTCGTCGCTGCTCGTCTTCGCCATGGCCGGCGTCTTCGAGCCGCAGCCCGGCTCGGCGGCCTACGTGATCAGCGCGCCCATGTTCGACAAGGTCGAGATCAGACCGGCGCACGGGCGGACGATCAGGATCGAGGCCCCGGGCGCCGACGCGTCGAAGCTGCAGTACGTGTCCTCGGTGCGCACGAACAGGGGCGCGCTGGACCGCAGTTGGCTCTCCCACGCGGATCTGCTGCGCTCCGGCACGATCCAGGTGGGCCTGTCCGACCGGCCCTCTAACTGGGGCGTCGACGCCGCCCCGCCCGCCCTGGCCCAGGACTGA
- a CDS encoding RICIN domain-containing protein, which produces MTGPDRPSRFSDTFARNPGDPPRGLLPGVRVWATVTGAAAVVGAVVLLVSLLTAGSGAKGGPAADTVADAARTAAVPSATLPATTAAASATTTTPTPSATTAHPAARTHAPTAPPEHVSGGGAGGTGGSGGSSGAGGTGGSASGGGTSTRTTTTHRTTTTTTSKPRSATTTKAPTQKAPAAPKPPAGSTIYNPRSGKCLSGSAGSDGTPLELWSCNGNVNQQWTFASDGTIRTKGLCMDAAWGATTDGTVVQIAYCSGNPAQQFTLGSDGLIHAEQSGKCVDLWQANSADGAAVKLYTCTGTWGQHWARR; this is translated from the coding sequence GTGACCGGCCCCGACCGCCCGAGCCGCTTCTCCGACACCTTCGCCCGCAACCCCGGCGACCCGCCCCGCGGACTGCTGCCCGGGGTCCGCGTCTGGGCGACCGTGACCGGCGCGGCCGCCGTGGTCGGCGCCGTCGTGCTGCTCGTCTCGCTGCTCACCGCCGGCTCCGGCGCCAAGGGCGGACCCGCGGCCGACACGGTCGCCGACGCCGCGCGGACCGCGGCCGTACCGTCCGCGACCCTCCCCGCCACCACGGCCGCCGCGAGCGCCACCACGACGACGCCCACGCCGTCCGCGACCACCGCGCATCCGGCCGCCCGCACCCACGCGCCCACCGCGCCGCCCGAGCACGTCTCCGGCGGCGGCGCCGGAGGCACCGGAGGCAGCGGCGGCTCCAGCGGCGCGGGCGGCACCGGCGGCTCCGCAAGTGGCGGCGGCACCAGCACCCGCACGACCACCACCCACCGCACGACGACCACGACCACCTCGAAGCCGCGCAGCGCCACCACCACCAAGGCGCCGACGCAGAAGGCGCCCGCCGCGCCCAAGCCGCCCGCGGGCAGCACGATCTACAACCCGCGGTCCGGCAAGTGCCTGAGCGGTTCGGCGGGTTCGGACGGCACCCCGCTGGAGCTGTGGTCCTGCAACGGCAACGTCAACCAGCAGTGGACGTTCGCCTCCGACGGCACGATCCGCACCAAGGGCCTGTGCATGGACGCGGCTTGGGGCGCCACCACCGACGGCACGGTGGTCCAGATCGCGTACTGCAGCGGCAACCCCGCCCAGCAGTTCACCCTCGGCAGCGACGGCCTGATCCACGCCGAGCAGTCCGGCAAGTGCGTCGACCTGTGGCAGGCGAACTCCGCGGACGGCGCGGCGGTCAAGCTCTACACCTGCACCGGGACGTGGGGCCAGCACTGGGCCCGCCGCTGA